Genomic segment of Dermacentor albipictus isolate Rhodes 1998 colony chromosome 5, USDA_Dalb.pri_finalv2, whole genome shotgun sequence:
GCGGCCCAGCTAGACCAGCACTAACGACGTCGGGTGCCATTTAGTCACGTTGTGTGATTACAAGCTGTGCGTGTGAGCCTATGCATAACACAGTTGCGGATAGAGCCCTCCATTCCATTCCTACTCCATTCCGGAGAGTGGAAATCCCCGTACGAAATGGTGAAATATGGACCCCCAATCTGGGGGTCTGAGTGGCTGAGATGATCCATTCAATTCCCGCAATTCCAGTAAATTAAACAGATTTTTCTATATTTGCTTACTACTTGTGCATGCGTGCCTAGTAACGAAAACAAATTTTCGATGTCTCAACAACATTTTAAATGCTGTTACACACTATTTTTCACCACAAGTACATATATCGTTTGGGACATGTTATCTCTGCAGCACGTTTTCACCTGCAACCTAATATTTGCTGTATAACAGAAGACATATGTTAGCGGCGGGCATTATAAGTCACGAATATATGACCTGTTTGTCAAATAAGTTAGCTTCTGCGATCAAAAGACGAGTATCTCCAAACGTCAATTTTTGAAGAGAGGACCACGTGTCAGCCTGTCATGCCGTCCCCTATTTCGGAACAAGtctctacataaaaaaaaagaacgcaaagaCTGGAGACAGGCAAAAACTCATTCAGTTTCTATGCTGCACCAAAACGATCGCGAAACAAGACATAATAATTGAGGATTTGATAACTGACGTTTCACCTCGTCGGGATTATGTAATTTTTGCTCAATTTGTGCTTGagcctgttttctttttgttttttttttcagagccaaaCATGACACTAACTTAGCGGAGCATGAGTCACCGATTTTGCAAATACTAGCCTAAAGTTGCCCGTTCCCAACCGTTGAAGTTAGCTTTACCTTAACTGTGCACGTGTTAGGCGTCACAACTATATCGCACGCTGCGATACATGCAGAATAAAGAAGGCTTGACTTCTGAATGAAGCAAacagtctcaaaaaaaaaaaaaaactttaattctTCTGAAGCTATTTTTATTCGAGTAAAGCAGAGTAAAAAATAACCATGCACTGTTATGCTGGCCATGAATTCAGCTAGTTTATTCTACCAATTTGATGACCAACATAAATGGAAACGCTTTTTTGAggattctttattttttttaaatctctacTAGCATGTTACTgggagccattttttttttcagcatatcTGTCACAACCGTTTTCGAAGTCATTTATGGCCACCTACAGCTTAttccctcccccccaccccttaCTCATGCTCTTCCTAAATAATATTATTTCTGAGAACTAAAAGTGGCTGTCTTTAAATGCGCTTCAACCTTGTAGCTAAGAATAGGTTTCCAGATCTTGAGAGGTGTATAATGGCAATACATTCTTTATAATTATCATTGCAAAGGTAGTAACTTATAGGCAGATACTGAAAGAGCCGGTAACGAGCAAAACTTTAGAAGGGCAATAAATTGACGAAGTCAGGTTTAGTCGAATTGGCAAATTTAGCAGTTTTGTGGTCTCGCTTAAAATCAATATTCAGCGCTCCAGGACGATGCGCCCATTCCATTCCAGTTCGATCCATTCCGGAGTCTCGGGCTCCGATTCCATTCCCATGCATTGCACCCGTCCGATTGGTGCCACCATTCCACTCCCATTCCATGCATGGAGTTTGGAAATGCGTAATAATTGCGGAATCATTCCAACTCCGGAGGTGCTATTCCGCAGCTCCGATGCATACGATTCAGCCCTCTCCCATCGAATGCCGCCATTACGACGCACCAAGGCAGGAATTGAAAGAGTTTATGCCTTTTCGCATGAAAAATTTATTGAGGAGGTTAGAGAGTTGGGCCACACCCTGAAATGTTCTCCTTCCTAATAATTCCTGCTGTGGTGGAGCGTGCCCGACAGATACTTGATGGCGCAGCTTAACTTGTGGAGTTATAACTAGTATAACTATTTGTCAGCGCGGTCGTTAATtcgtgagtaaaaaaaaaaaaaggagtggcaGCATGACCTTGCGAGTTGGCCGCCGTGGGCTAGTGACGAGTTCGAGTTCCTAATCACTGCGACACTGCACACCGCGTTGAAGTCGTCTGTGCAACTGTTCAAACACTTGGGAAGTCCCGTCGTTCCTCGACATGCTCGAGGTGGTCTTGATGTTGGCTATACGTGACTACTGCAGGTCAACGCTCCACGAAAGAAACAGCCGGTGTGACATTCGGCGAAAAGAACATACTATTTGAGCGTGTCAATGATTGCACTGACGTGACGTCTCTGAAACGTGGCACTTCAACCACAGAGAAATGCTGCAACTGTGCGACCACTTGTGTTTCAAGTGTCACTGTCACTGTGCTGCCTTGACACAGTTTTGATTGCTTTCTCGGTCCCTTCACAACTTGCCCGCTCGCTCAGAATGATGCTCTCAGTTGGGAGAACTTGAGCTCCTCTGATCTTCTATCTTGACGGTCTTCTTCTTGGCGTACGTCTGGTAGGTCTGCGTGTATACGGTGTGCTTTCGCGGTGGTTCCACCGTTGGAGGCGGCGTGTAATCGATCGGCGGCTCGATGTAGTACGGGTGGAACGGGTACCCGttacgctgctgctgctgctgatcgtGCAGAGGTGTCAGCGGCTGCGGCTGTTGCTTCGGCTGTGGCTGCGGCATCGGCTGTGGATACGGCTGCGGCGGTTCTTCCGGACGCCAGTGGTGATGGTGCTGCTGGCGGGGATCCATGCACGGCgactgcggctgctgctgttcGTCGGCGAACAGCGGGTGCGTCAtttggttgctgctgctgccgttgttACCGAGGTAGGAGCGCACGTTGCAGAGCAGCCAGAGGCCAAATATGCCGCACGCGGCTATGACGATTAGTAGAATGAACCAGAGCAGCAGGTTCTCCATGAGCACCGCCAGGGCTGACGTGGATGCGGGCCGTCTGCATGTGAGACGCAAACAAATCACTCAGAATTCGGGA
This window contains:
- the LOC135920529 gene encoding uncharacterized protein, producing the protein MAYSGTEGDGPLFEATTLFHRAAGPTYRATPRTPVENAPKSHTLLFAAPLTQQRSVDYATATNIGAPRTTLLLLRRPASTSALAVLMENLLLWFILLIVIAACGIFGLWLLCNVRSYLGNNGSSSNQMTHPLFADEQQQPQSPCMDPRQQHHHHWRPEEPPQPYPQPMPQPQPKQQPQPLTPLHDQQQQQRNGYPFHPYYIEPPIDYTPPPTVEPPRKHTVYTQTYQTYAKKKTVKIEDQRSSSSPN